From Thermococcus barophilus MP:
TTTACTGGAACTCTCGATCAAATTTTTGAAATCATAGCTACTGGATATGGAGGGCTGGAATTCTACAATATTTGGCTTTGGAAAGTTGATAGGGAGGTTAAGTTTCATAGGCATGAGTTTGATGAGCTGTATTTCTCTAAGTTTAAAGAAGCTATTGGGGTGGAAATAAATGCCCGAGATTACAGAAGAGTTAGGTTCCTTTGAAAAGATTGGAGTTGTTACTGGAGAAAGCACCCATGTCGAGTTTTATTTTGCAGTTGAAGATGAGAAAATGCCACAAGTATGGGACTATGTGGTTGTTCCGTCAAATGAATTGATTGATGGAGAGGAAAAAAGAGTCTTGGTGTTGGGGCAGATAACTTCAATAATAGCATATTCTCCAGGATTGACAGAATATGTGCCATATTCAGTGGCTGAAAAGCTTAAAGAGGCTGAAATAATAGAGCCAAGAAATCTTGCCAAAGTTAAAATTCTTGGATTTCTTCATAATGGAACTGTTCTAATGCCTCGACGAACTATTTATCCCGGAACCTATGTGTATTTGGCTCCTGATGACATTTTAACTGAAGTTTATTCATATCCAGAGGAAGAGGGTCTTTACATAGGCAACTTAATAACAAGACCAAGCGTTAAAGTCAATCTCACGATTAGGGGATTTAGACGGCATTTGGCTATCTTGGCACAAACAGGTGCAGGAAAAAGCTACACTGCCGGCGTATTGCTTGAAGAACTTTACAAAAAAGGAGCCACTGTCATTGTGTTAGATCCCCATGCAGATTATGTGTTTATCTCAAAAGATCCAGAAGGAAAGAAAAAAGTGCTAAAGAGGGTTAGAGTATTTAGAACCTTAGAAAGTACTGGAAGATACACAAAAGAAGAAATTGGGCACGTGGAGACTTTTGAAATTAAGTTTGCAGACTTGTCTCTTGAAGAAATCTTTACAATAGCTGGAATCAATGAAAACTGGACCAACATTATGAAGGCTATTGAAGATGCTTTGGAGAGATTAAAGAATAGCAGTAAGAATTACACGTTAGATGACTTGATTACAGCATTGCAGACTTCAGATAACAACAACGCCCTTCGTGCTCTCACGTACATAAAGAGACTCAAAAAACTCAAAGTATTTGGAGACTCAACCACCCCAATAGGAGAGTTCCTACAACCCCAAAGCATTGCAGTTATGGATCTCTCTGGATTAAATGATAATGTTGCGGACTACATAGCTTACAAAATACTTTCAGAGGCGTACAATCAAAGAGAAAGTGGTAAATATGAGTATCCAATCTTTATTTTGATCGAAGAAGCACACAGATTTATTCCTAAAAACCAGAATACTCTCTCCAAAAGAATCGTTAAGAAAATCGCAGCAGAGGGTAGAAAATTTGGAGTCTTCTTGATTTTAGTAACTCAGAGACCCCAGAAAATTGATAGCGATGTTCTGAGCCAATGTAACAGCCAGATAATCATGAGAATGACGAATCCTGAGGATCAAAAAGCCGTCAGAATGAGTGCTGAGCAGGTTAGCGAGGATCTTCTTAGAGATTTGCCAGGATTAAATGTTGGAGAGGCTATTATTGTTGGGGAAGTTACTAAGATGCCGGTTATGGTCAAGATTAGAAAACGCATGACCAAAGAAGGTGGAGCAGATATTGACATCGTTGCAAAGCTTAGAGAAGCAATGAAAGCTGCTGAGGAATACGAGAAAAACTTAGACAATGTAATAAGGGAAGAATTGGAAAAAATAAAGAGTATTGTGGAAGTGTAGTTTGTCTATTAGGAAATTCGGGGTGGAGGGAATGAGGCAATTTACTATCTTTAGAAAACTGGAGGAGATAGACAGAATTAGATATGTCTTTAAAGAGTTTTTTGAGAAATTAGAGAAAATTGTTCCCTCCCTTGTCACAGAAGATGGCATATTAGAAATATTTGAGCAAGATATGGAACTAATACAAGAAATGTACAATAGGGGAGAGATCTCTAGAAAAGAGGCATTACAGCTACTTAGGGAGTTAGATGAGGTTGCAGATGATTTAGAGGAGTATGTTTTAAGAGTTAGAGAACGGCTCATCGAGCTTGAGAGGGAAAATCTTGCTGCATTGGGAAAACTAAGAAAATCCATCGAACCTCCACAGATAGGGATACCTATTGTTATTGTAAAAGAGAAGATCAAGGACTCCATTAGAAAAATAGCAGGGAGTGGATTACCAAAGAAAGACTTTGGGATCCTCAATGTATCAGATTATCCCAGAAATTACTGTAAAGAAGAAATCAAAGAAAAAATCCTAGGATTCCTAGAAGAGTATTCTTCGGGAATAGTGATTGCACGGTCAGAACTTAAAGAATGTATTATGGGAATCTTGAGTGAGAGAGGGATGAAATTTGAAGTTAAGGAAATGGGAACAAAAACAATATTCATAGTGGAGGGGTAAACGATGAGAATTGCCCATATTTCTGACACTCATTTGGGATATCGGCAGTACAACTTAGATGAAAGAGAAAATGACATTTATGATGCTTTCAATGAAGCCATTGACATCATAATTGAAGAAAGGGTCGATGTAGTTATTCATGCTGGAGATTTCTTTGACACTCCGAGACCACCAATCAAAGCCCTTTATGTGGCAAAGGAAGCAATTAAGCGATTGCATGAAAATGGGGTTAAGATTTTAACAGTACTTGGGGAACATGATACTCCAAAGAGAAGAGCAATGCCACCACATAAGCTTTTGGATATCCCCATTCTAGGAATTGGAGAGGTAAATGTTGTGGAAGTCAACGGAGTTGGATTTTTTGGAATATCAAACATGAAAGGGAAAAGGGTTGACCTACTAAAACAAGAGCTTTCAAAAGTTGATGCTCTAGCGAACAGATATTCAAAGGCTGTCTTAATTGCTCATCAGGGCATAAAGAAATACTTACCCTTTGAAGGTGCATATGAGCTTGAACTTGGGGATTTACCAAAGGAAATAGACTATTATGCATTTGGACACATTCATAGGAGAACCTTTGAAAAGTTTGGCAGAGGATATTTAGCATATTCGGGCTCAATTGAAATACTGAGTCGCAGTGAAATAACCGATTGGAAAAGAGATGGAAAGGGCATCTACATTGTTGATCTCGAAGGGGACCTCCCAGAGGTACATAAAATTTCCCTCCAGCAAATACGCCCTCAATTTGAACTTTCATATTCCGAGGGTGATGTTATTGAAGAATTAAAGGCTTTTCTCTACAATTTGCTTAAAAATCCTCTAGATAAATCCCCCATCTTGAGGATAAATATCAGTGGAGAGGGTATCAGAAAACCAGAAATCCTTGAAAAGGTCCAATATTTGCTAAGAAAAATGGTTCCAGAAAAAGTGTTAAGGTATGATGTCCATTTTGTTGGAAGTGATGCCCCCATTACCATTACTGCAGAAGAGCTTGGCAAGATTGTAGATTTAGAGGAACTTTTCATAGAGTACCTTGGGGATGAAACCTTAGGTCATTTAGCATTCGAACTTTACAAATCCCTTCAATATGGAGACGTTGAGGGAGGAATAGAGATTTGTAAGGAATACTTGGAGGGAAGGAAATGATACTAAGGAGGATTACTATGAAGAATTTCCTCTCACATAAGGATACAAAAATCGATTTCCCTCTTGGTGTTACAGTCTTCATAGGGCCTAATGGTGCTGGAAAAACATCAATAATAGATGCTATTTTTGTAGCACTCTTTAATACCCTCCCACGTGGAGACAAGTTTGACGATATTATCTACAGGGGGGAAAGAGAAGCAAAAATAGAACTAGAATTTGAAGAAGGTGGAATCCCATACAAAATTGTTTGGAGAAGAAAAAAGGGAAAGAGCTCCCCAACTTATGAACTTTATCGGCTTGACAAGAATATGCTTATTGCACATGGAGTAAAGGCAGTTAAAAAAGAAGTTGAAAATATTATTGGTATCGAAAAAGACTCGGCTGTTAACTCAATACTCATAAGACAGGGGGAGATTACGTCTTTACTAGACCAAGCGCCA
This genomic window contains:
- a CDS encoding helicase HerA-like domain-containing protein → MPEITEELGSFEKIGVVTGESTHVEFYFAVEDEKMPQVWDYVVVPSNELIDGEEKRVLVLGQITSIIAYSPGLTEYVPYSVAEKLKEAEIIEPRNLAKVKILGFLHNGTVLMPRRTIYPGTYVYLAPDDILTEVYSYPEEEGLYIGNLITRPSVKVNLTIRGFRRHLAILAQTGAGKSYTAGVLLEELYKKGATVIVLDPHADYVFISKDPEGKKKVLKRVRVFRTLESTGRYTKEEIGHVETFEIKFADLSLEEIFTIAGINENWTNIMKAIEDALERLKNSSKNYTLDDLITALQTSDNNNALRALTYIKRLKKLKVFGDSTTPIGEFLQPQSIAVMDLSGLNDNVADYIAYKILSEAYNQRESGKYEYPIFILIEEAHRFIPKNQNTLSKRIVKKIAAEGRKFGVFLILVTQRPQKIDSDVLSQCNSQIIMRMTNPEDQKAVRMSAEQVSEDLLRDLPGLNVGEAIIVGEVTKMPVMVKIRKRMTKEGGADIDIVAKLREAMKAAEEYEKNLDNVIREELEKIKSIVEV
- a CDS encoding DNA repair exonuclease, which produces MRIAHISDTHLGYRQYNLDERENDIYDAFNEAIDIIIEERVDVVIHAGDFFDTPRPPIKALYVAKEAIKRLHENGVKILTVLGEHDTPKRRAMPPHKLLDIPILGIGEVNVVEVNGVGFFGISNMKGKRVDLLKQELSKVDALANRYSKAVLIAHQGIKKYLPFEGAYELELGDLPKEIDYYAFGHIHRRTFEKFGRGYLAYSGSIEILSRSEITDWKRDGKGIYIVDLEGDLPEVHKISLQQIRPQFELSYSEGDVIEELKAFLYNLLKNPLDKSPILRINISGEGIRKPEILEKVQYLLRKMVPEKVLRYDVHFVGSDAPITITAEELGKIVDLEELFIEYLGDETLGHLAFELYKSLQYGDVEGGIEICKEYLEGRK